In the Hordeum vulgare subsp. vulgare chromosome 7H, MorexV3_pseudomolecules_assembly, whole genome shotgun sequence genome, one interval contains:
- the LOC123407505 gene encoding bifunctional nuclease 2 isoform X1 has product MIFCTLMAMEGTILCRPIMQAGLPAALVNNSLIKSGQLGTAILGAVSKYRNITRLVSPISQSSSKNFRPICRSFSSSSDGNGYMARNFNENDEDYVNSTVLEAVEVRSGSEGYIVKMRDGKNLLCVHNNSQGREIPESAPQPAIVLRIEDGSGTLLPIIVLEMPSVLLMAAIRHVHIARPTIYQVVKELIDKMGYEVKLVRVNKRIQEAYCAELYLTKTGDQTECITFDLRPSDAINIAVRCKVPIQVHRSLAYSDGIRSVEPAKFVASAGLSDGLLFTELDRPDGQPCVEAQEFSLVRNMFIAVVEERYKDAATWKDKLMKLRSKRKNWA; this is encoded by the exons ATGATCTTCT GCACATTGATGGCAATGGAGGGAACAATTCTGTGTCGCCCTATAATGCAAGCAGGGCTTCCTGCTGCCCTTGTCAACAACTCATTGATCAAATCTGGACAGCTTGGCACTGCAATCTTGGGTGCTGTGTCTAAATACCGCAACATTACTAGACTAGTTTCTCCAATCTCCCAGTCATCTTCAAAGAACTTTCGTCCTATTTGTCGTAGCTTCAGCTCCTCATCTGATGGTAATGGATACATGGCTAGAAACTTCAAtgaaaatgatgaagattatgttAATTCCACTGTGCTTGAAGCTG TTGAGGTCAGAAGTGGATCAGAAGGATATATAGTAAAGATGCGAGATGGGAAAAACCTGCTGTGTGTGCATAATAATTCTCAAGGGAGAGAGATTCCAGAGAGTGCACCACAACCTGCTATCGTTTTAAGAATCGAAGATGGAAGTGGAACTTTACTTCCAATCATTGTTT TGGAGATGCCAAGTGTACTTCTGATGGCTGCTATTCGTCATGTTCATATT GCAAGACCTACCATATATCAAGTTGTTAAGGAACTGATTGATAAGATGGGCTATGAG GTAAAACTTGTTCGAGTAAACAAAAGAATTCAAGAAGCATACTGTGCCGAGCTCTATCTAACAAAG ACTGGAGATCAAACAGAGTGTATAACATTTGATCTTCGACCTTCGGATGCTATCAATATTGCTGTTCGCTGCAAG GTTCCTATACAAGTACATAGGAGTCTTGCATACAGCGACGGCATAAGATCAGTCGAGCCAGCAAAATTTGTGGCCTCAGCTGGCCTATCAGATGGTTTGTTGTTTACTGAACTTGACAG ACCTGATGGACAGCCCTGCGTTGAGGCTCAAGAGTTTAGTTTGGTGCGAAACATGTTCATTGCAGTTGTTGAAGAGAGATACAAAGATGCAG
- the LOC123407505 gene encoding bifunctional nuclease 2 isoform X2 encodes MAMEGTILCRPIMQAGLPAALVNNSLIKSGQLGTAILGAVSKYRNITRLVSPISQSSSKNFRPICRSFSSSSDGNGYMARNFNENDEDYVNSTVLEAVEVRSGSEGYIVKMRDGKNLLCVHNNSQGREIPESAPQPAIVLRIEDGSGTLLPIIVLEMPSVLLMAAIRHVHIARPTIYQVVKELIDKMGYEVKLVRVNKRIQEAYCAELYLTKTGDQTECITFDLRPSDAINIAVRCKVPIQVHRSLAYSDGIRSVEPAKFVASAGLSDGLLFTELDRPDGQPCVEAQEFSLVRNMFIAVVEERYKDAATWKDKLMKLRSKRKNWA; translated from the exons ATGGCAATGGAGGGAACAATTCTGTGTCGCCCTATAATGCAAGCAGGGCTTCCTGCTGCCCTTGTCAACAACTCATTGATCAAATCTGGACAGCTTGGCACTGCAATCTTGGGTGCTGTGTCTAAATACCGCAACATTACTAGACTAGTTTCTCCAATCTCCCAGTCATCTTCAAAGAACTTTCGTCCTATTTGTCGTAGCTTCAGCTCCTCATCTGATGGTAATGGATACATGGCTAGAAACTTCAAtgaaaatgatgaagattatgttAATTCCACTGTGCTTGAAGCTG TTGAGGTCAGAAGTGGATCAGAAGGATATATAGTAAAGATGCGAGATGGGAAAAACCTGCTGTGTGTGCATAATAATTCTCAAGGGAGAGAGATTCCAGAGAGTGCACCACAACCTGCTATCGTTTTAAGAATCGAAGATGGAAGTGGAACTTTACTTCCAATCATTGTTT TGGAGATGCCAAGTGTACTTCTGATGGCTGCTATTCGTCATGTTCATATT GCAAGACCTACCATATATCAAGTTGTTAAGGAACTGATTGATAAGATGGGCTATGAG GTAAAACTTGTTCGAGTAAACAAAAGAATTCAAGAAGCATACTGTGCCGAGCTCTATCTAACAAAG ACTGGAGATCAAACAGAGTGTATAACATTTGATCTTCGACCTTCGGATGCTATCAATATTGCTGTTCGCTGCAAG GTTCCTATACAAGTACATAGGAGTCTTGCATACAGCGACGGCATAAGATCAGTCGAGCCAGCAAAATTTGTGGCCTCAGCTGGCCTATCAGATGGTTTGTTGTTTACTGAACTTGACAG ACCTGATGGACAGCCCTGCGTTGAGGCTCAAGAGTTTAGTTTGGTGCGAAACATGTTCATTGCAGTTGTTGAAGAGAGATACAAAGATGCAG